A genomic segment from Pangasianodon hypophthalmus isolate fPanHyp1 chromosome 25, fPanHyp1.pri, whole genome shotgun sequence encodes:
- the LOC113540943 gene encoding uncharacterized protein LOC113540943, giving the protein MRALRVFSMVLGNTMNSHKLFMDRLSSKMKLHEAYSESDCDVIIVFVPIVSRAGTDIQAALEKLHRHSYKNIILVSLHHTFDPHYIAPDSRHSVHRSDVFAVDCLYHEDQGLLTSRCNDEALKRVIKHLGGEKSSNQVSEPSWLSGVDNTELISWIFTVLSIFLVYLVLPEGYSFFTLLIFEIFLLIIMAVTLNYYNLIKRTLWIFISINILFFILILVIQSLKTEKQDLQKAEVEAHNVPYTDRVTRLRSDFKMTQVFPAIIRFFVMVLGNTVDSHKTFLNHLTISRKFREVNTLNDSDVIIAFVPIVSRAGTDISAAIEKIPEGKPVVLVVLHHTFDPDYIAPDSRLCVNKEKVFAVDCLYHEDQGLLRCLRNDDAIRAVKKHLTVEDHSGDVFRGGDCVACIPCTRDAETGCQSMKAKRPMWIWIVAIFTVIIIFAIILGVSFR; this is encoded by the exons ATGCGTG CACTCAGAGTCTTCTCCATGGTTTTGGGGAACACCATGAACTCCCACAAGCTCTTTATGGATCGTCTCAGTTCCAAAATGAAGCTACATGAAGCGTACTCAGAGAGTGATTGTGATGTCATCATTGTGTTTGTACCGATTGTGTCTCGAGCTGGAACGGACATTCAAGCTGCTCTTGAAAAACTTCACA gACATTCATACAAGAACATCATTCTGGTGTCTCTCCACCACACATTTGATCCTCATTACATCGCTCCAGACAGCAGACACTCTGTTCACAGGAGTGACGTGTTTGCTGTGGACTGTCTTTATCATGAAGACCAGGGACTGCTGACCTCCCGATGCAATGATGAGGCACTGAAAAGAGTAATAAAGCATCTAGGAGGAGAAAAATCATCAAATCAAGTCTCTGAACCGAGCTGGTTGAGT GGTGTGGACAACACCGAACTGATTTCTTGGATATTCACTGTGTTGAGCATCTTCCttgtttatttagttctgcCAGAAGGGTACAGCTTCTTCACCTTATTAATTTTCGAGATATTTCTGCTGATTATCATGGCTGTCACCCTGAATTACTACAACCTTATCAAGAGGACCCTTTGGATTTTTATTagtataaacattttgtttttcattctcaTACTTGTCATTCAGAGCCTCAAGACTGAGAAGCAAGATTTGCAGAAG GCAGAGGTGGAGGCTCATAACGTTCCATACACTG ATCGTGTAACTCGGCTGAGATCTGACTTCAAAATGACCCAAG TCTTTCCAGCAATTATCAGATTTTTTGTCATGGTCCTTGGAAACACCGTGGATTCCCACAAGACTTTTCTGAATCATCTGACAATTTCACGAAAATTTCGAGAAGTGAATACGCTGAATgacagtgatgtcatcattgCTTTTGTCCCAATTGTGTCTCGAGCTGGTACTGACATTTCAGCTGCAATAGAGAAGATTCCTG agggTAAACCTGTCGTTCTCGTGGTGCTCCACCACACATTTGATCCAGACTACATCGCTCCAGACAGCAGACTCTGTGTAAACAAGGAAAAAGTGTTTGCTGTAGATTGTCTCTATCATGAAGATCAAGGGCTGCTGAGATGCCTGCGCAATGACGATGCAATCAGAGCCGTGAAGAAGCACCTGACAGTCGAGGACCACAGTGGGGATGTCTTCAGAGGTGGTGACTGTGTTGCG TGCATACCCTGTACGCGAGATGCAGAAACTGGGTGCCAATCT atGAAAGCAAAGCGTCCTATGTGGATATGGATTGTTGCAATTTTCACTGTGATCATCATCTTTGCGATTATACTTGGGGTTTCGTTTCGCTGA
- the LOC113540837 gene encoding uncharacterized protein LOC113540837 encodes MKLKLMLDSRQSETLQAAASSVARDLSPFKMPEDSKKLSFFLKLIGNTMNIHQEILRRLKQRLVLAQVSAEENSDVIIAFVPIVSRMGTDIEAALQNIPRTGKPVVLMVLHFTFDENHIAPRSQRIVNRDDVLAVDLLCYEDLGLLRSLHNDEALKAITDYLTSIGASPNTQLDSTRSPCGPLVLITCIILIVIVVATVIGVIFYLKPWQKHTAHRSLILP; translated from the exons atgaaactaaAATTGATGCTCGACTCTCGTCAGTCAGAGACGCTGCAAGCTGCTGCAAGTTCGGTTGCTCGTGATCTGTCTCCCTTCAAAATGCCTGAAG attCCAAAAAACTGTCATTCTTCCTGAAGTTAATTGGGAACACCATGAATATCCATCAAGAGATATTAAGGCGGCTGAAGCAACGTCTTGTGCTCGCTCAAGTGTCTGCAGAGGAaaacagtgatgtcatcattgCTTTTGTCCCAATTGTGTCTCGGATGGGAACGGACATTGAAGCTGCCCTTCAGAACATCCCTAGAA CGGGTAAGCCTGTTGTTCTCATGGTGCTCCACTTCACATTTGATGAGAATCACATAGCTCCAAGAAGCCAAAGGATCGTAAACAGGGATGATGTGTTAGCTGTGGACTTGCTCTGTTATGAAGACCTGGGACTGCTCAGATCCCTTCACAATGATGAGGCGCTGAAAGCCATCACTGACTATCTGACCTCTATTGGAGCTTCACCTAATACCCAG cTTGACTCAACCAGATCACCATGTGGGCCCTTGGTACTCATCACCTGTatcattttaattgttattgtAGTAGCGACAGTCATTGGCgttatcttttatttaaagcCATGGCAAAAGCACACTGCACACCGCTCGCTAATACTACCGTAA